From Triticum aestivum cultivar Chinese Spring chromosome 7B, IWGSC CS RefSeq v2.1, whole genome shotgun sequence:
CATGGGGCTACTCATCTAAATCGTAAATGCTTTTTATTACTCCATTCCATAATATAATGCGTTCACGCTTTTTGAGATTTaactttgactataaatttaaccaaCATGGGTGACCTTTGAATttgtattcaaaagaagtttttaaAGGTATAATTTTTCAATAAAATGATTTATGTATTATCAGTCtaatttatgatcaaagttgaaTCTCCAAAAACATGGGCGCACTGcattatgaaatggagggagtataatatatAGGCACATAGATCTCCTCGTGTTCTAAAAAAATCACTAATCAAAGACCACTTAGAATTTAAAAAATATCTTCTCTTTCATACATACGATAAGAAACAACACAAGGTTGGCTTGTTTGCCCGACTTCTCAACCTTACAGACCTTGCTCCTATAACGCGAgtataaggaacattttttatttaACCACATCACATTTCAACAAAGATGCTTAGTTAAAACACAAACACATATCTAGTTGTTGTTTTCATAGTTCCAACCATTGCAACCTCTTGGCTCATGCACATATCCATATCAGGGATAGCCACCGCCACCAGATCCGCCACCGTAACCTCCACCATACCTGCCACCACCACCgtatcctccacctccaccatatccaccgccaccaccataTCCCTCACCAAAGCCGCTGCCAAATCTACCATTTCCACCGCCATTGCCATACCCGCCACCATATCCAGGTCCATAGCCTCCACCACTGTAACCACACCCATAACCGCCAACGTGCCCAGAATTGCCGTATCCTCCATCATACCCACCAACATTGTTTCCATAACCTCCATTGCCATAACCTCCACCATTGTTCCCGTATCCACCGTTTCCATAACCTTCACCACTATTTACATATCCCCCACCGTTACCGTATCCACCACCGCTTCCATACCCTCCACCGTTTCCGTATCCTCCATCATGATTGTTTCCACCTCCCCATTTCTCTTCCTTAGGCAGGCCCGACCCTCCTGCAGGTTTCACATTCTTCTCCTTGGACTCTGCATGAACAAAATTCCTTAATGAACATTGCTTGAGGTAGGCAAGTAGTGAACATTGCTTGAGGTAGACAGGTAGCCGTGCATATATAGGATGAAGTATGAGTTGTGTAGTCTACTGTGTTAGTAAATACGTATAAGAGAGAACATGTTTTACAAACCTTTAACATCTGTAAGCTCTCTGGCAGCCGCTACATCCTCGGAGAGAAGCAGGAGCGAGGCTAGTACGACACCAAGAAGAACTAGAGACTTGACCGCCATTGGCGATGATCAGTTTGATCCGGTTATAATAGCTAGTTTGGGATGAGATGATATCGCTGCTAGAATTACCGTACTTATAGAAGAGGCAAGACATGTATGCATGCACGCCTATGCCTACCTCCAATTTTAAAAGTTTCAACCTTCGATAACTCCATGCACCGGTATGGTTGGCTGTTAGCTAGGATATGATCAAACCGGGACCGGGCTTTGGTATATCTCGTTGTCACATTTGATTAGCTACCCCGAGAGTGTAGAACCACTTGCTAACAAGAACGATGTGTAAACTGCTACACAGCCGAAGCTTTGTGGACGATTTTCAGACGATCAACGCATCAAGCCATCCATGGGTAGACCAAAATTGAATAACGCCGTTCGATCCACCAATCGTCCAAAGGTCGGCCGGCAACTGTCGTCCTTACCGCAATTTCGTGCTAACAAAGTAGACATTATCCACTTTTGTGCACTACCCCCccatttcaaaatagatgacccaactttgtacttcatctattttggaatggagggagtattaattattatTATCGGATTCCTTGATCGATTATATCCTGGTTATTAATTTGACTCATCATGCTAACATACAGTGTAAAGGCACCTACATTGCGGACCCTTAAAACACTCGCATATGTCCGGACATAACTGTCGGGACGCAGTGTGTCATTAAACGTGGTATCCTATTAGTCTGTAGATCAGTCAGGATATTGGAAATTCTAAAAGCCAGATGCAAACCAAGGGGCTTTGAAGACGTCCAAATCGATGGCACATACGCGTCTGACACCCCAGGCCCGCCCAGAAACCGAGCCCGCGCCCGCTCACTCTCCCGTACGAACCAGTTGCTGCACATTCATGCCGGTCAGCACAACTCAGAATGCCAGCTTCACATTAATGTCGGCTCGGAGCGGACACGACCTTTCACTGGAGCCGGCATTGTAGCGGCATGCGGGCCAAGAGGGACGCCCGGTCTCCGTGCATGTTCTGATATAAAGATGCGTGACGGGACATGACTGGAGCGATGCGGGAGAGCCTCTCGGCGGAGCATTCAAACCGGCTCCCACCCGTCCGCCCACCGACATTAAACAGGTGTGGTGACCGAGAAACCCACTCTGACACCCGCATTTATATAGCCCACCGCTTGGCCTGGACGATACCCCCTCCTCGCCCGGCACCACCGCACCACGCACAACACGTCCGCCATGATCGTGAGCTCTTGAGCGATGTGGGAGAGCCTCTTGACAAAGTAGAAGTAGGAGTTGGCCGGCATTGCGACCGACTGGAAGGTCCATCGTGCGCGACAGACTGAGGCTGGCTTGCTGGTGAGCGCGCCGGAGGTCAGTGACGAGACGACGGAGGAGGCATCCGACGACGAGCCGGTGCTGTCGTCCGTGCAGATGCACTTTAACACCATCATGGTGGAAAAGCAGTCGGCTCCGTCTGTGTCGGCATTCCGACATGTGCAGGAGGACCAACGCTGCAACCTCTTGCTCCTTGACGAGCACCGGCTCATGGAGGGGCAAATCGTCGGCGAACAGGCAAATGACGATGTCGTCATGGCCACGGTCACAAAAGATTCGGGCTTCCTTGATGAGCAGTGGGCGCTATACCAGTCCATGCGTGACTCTTGTGACGCCCGTTGTGATCGATGGTGGTTGTGTATCCTGTGGGAAAAGAGAGATACCCTATTCTCGGATATCGGTGCCGAGGTAGACGAAGAGGAGGCGTAGACGACCATGGATATCGCAAGCTCCGTGTGGGACGTGCCACCCATGTGGTTCGCTTCCCATCACAACGACCATGAGCTTGGTCTGTCCACAACCGGCGTTGAAGACACGACGAACTCCGCCGACTAAGAGTATGACATGGGACGTTTGAACGCTTGGTGTCGCATGTGGGTTGTGCCCTCACATCTTATTCTTCCCCTCTCACAGCTTCACTTCCCAGGGTTCACGGTCGCCGAGCTCGCCGAACTTGGGGAAGACAGGACATGGGACACGGCCGCCACCATGGCCGGCAAACATTTAGACTACGTCAAAAAAAGTGTCACCCACTTTTGTTTAGttgaaatatgtcaaaaatgttatGAATTCGATTATGTTTAAATGAAAATCGTCCGATTTACATGAAATTTGCCCTATTCGTTCCAATTTCTTTTGAAATGTGTCAGGACGTATGATGTCTAGGGTTTGGATAGCCGGCTCTTGTTATCCGTGGATGCGTCCACAAACAAATATCATGTCTGTTTTAAGAGTCGCCTTGGGGATGTCCTTATATAAAAATATATGCTTACACGTACACACTAAAGTGGCGCCCATAGCTTTAACGTGAAAATGCTTATACTCTTTTCTTTTGGTACTCTAATGAACTAATTTAGTTAGCTAATTAATTCATCTTTTTCATAACTACATATTTTAACCTTTTCATTAGTTCAATGAAACTGATCTCAATAATTTTTAAAATTAGACGACTATGCTCTCTTTAGGGTCTGTTGGAGTATGATGTCTGGCCCTCTCCCATAGTTCGTACTTTTAAGTAACTTGGCTGGCGCATCAGTTCAATATGGTatccgagccaagaggtcttgGGTTCAAGACCCTGCCAATGCAGTATTAAATAAAACGATTCTGCGGCCTACATCGATTCAACGTCTGAGGACTAAACTAGCCTAGACGTGAGGgagagtgttgaaatatattgcccacctccctccatcagtttggacttttggatgagttgaaCTCCTCGGATGAGGACGAAGAGGACTATATGGCCCGTGTGCAGCTCGCGGCCGAGCGTGCCAGTGAGGACTACGTGTCATCACTTCAGGTGGACCCATAGCTCTCTGATGAGAACCACGCTCTCCTCGAGTCAATCAAGGACGAATGGGAGGTCGAGGCCAATCGCTAGGAGATGGCACAATGTCGTGTCGAGAAACATAAGATTTCACCGAGATCGACAAGTTCGTCGACGAGCCGAAGGTCGTTGCCATGGATTCGGTCCACCGCCAATGATCACGAGGTgagccctgaaggaaatatgccctagaggcaataataaagttgttattttatatttccttatatcatgataaatttttattattcatgctaggtattaatcggaaacttgatacatgtgtgaatacatagacaaaacaccgtgtccctagtatgcctctacttgactagctcgttgatcaaagatggttaagtttcctagccatggacatgtgttgtcatttgatgaacgggatcacatcattagtggaatgatgtgatggacaagacccatccgttagcttagcataatgatcattcagttttattgctactgctttcttcatgtcaaatatatattcgtctgactacgagattatgcaactcccggacacttgAGGAATGCCTTgtttgctatcaaacgtcacaacgcaactggatgattataaagatgctctacaggtatctttgaaggtgtttgttgggtcggcatagatcgagattaggatttgtcactctgagtatcagagaggtatctctgggtcctctcggtaatgcacatcatatgaagccttgcaagcaatgtgattaatgagttagttatgggaagatgcattacagaacgagtaaagagacttgctggtaacgagattgaactaggtataaagataccgacgatcgaatctcgggcaagtaacataccgatgacaaagggaataacatatgttgacattgcggttcgaccgataaagatcttcgtagaatatgtgggaaccaatatgagcatccaagttcaactattggttattgaccggagaggtgtctcggtcatgtctacatagttctcaaacccgtagggtccgcacgcttaatgttcaatgaagatatgtattatatgagttatgtgttttggtgaccgaaggttgttcggagtcccggatgagatcacgaacatgacgaggagtctataaatggtcgagaggtaaatattgatatattggaaggtagtattcggataccagaagggctccggagtgtatcgggtacataccggaataccggaggggttaccggaacccatcggggaaagatatgggccatatgggccataggagggaggctaaccagcccacaaggggctggtgcgcccccacaagggaggaggccgaattggactagggaagtgggcgccacccccctttccttctcctactccctctccttcccccttttcccctacGGTAGAAGGAAGAGGGAGGGGACGAATccaactaggagtccaagtgggactccttcCTACTTGGGACGCATCCTAGgctggcctcctctccctccctcctttatatacaagggggGCTATGAGACACAATAAttgctcttagccgtgtgcggcgcccccctccacagtttacgcctccggtcatattcttgcggtgcttaggcgaagccctgcgcggatcacatcaccatcaccatcaccatgccgtcgggctgacggaactcatctactccttcaaccctctgctggatcaagagcttgagggacgtcatcacgctgaacgtgtgtagaactcggaggtgccatacattcggtactcgatcggtcggaacaggaagatgttcgactacgtcaaccgcgttgagcaaacgcttccgttttcggtctacgagggtacgtggacacactctccccctctcgttgctatgcatctcctagatagatcttgcgtgagagtaggactttttttaaaattgcatgctacgtttcccaacagttgcatccgagccaggtctattcgtagatgatatgcacgagtagaacacaaagagttgtgggcggtgatcatcatactgcttaccaccaatatcttattttgattccgcggtattgttggatgaagcggcccaaaccaaccttacatgaccacgttcatgagaccggttccaccgacatacatgcaactagttttgcataaaggtggctgacgggtgtctgtttctccaactttagttgaatcgaatttgaccgcggccggtccttgtgaaggttaaaacaacaaacttgataaataaacattgtggtttttgtgccgtaggtaagtatggttcttgctagaagcccgtagcagccacgtaaatcttgcaacaacaaagtagagtgcatggcatgttgtgatgtgatatggtcaagacatgatgtgatatacgttgttgtatgagatgatcatgttttgtaaaagttatcgacaactggtaggAGTCTTATGGTTTTTGCTTTaatgtatgaaatacaaacgccatgtaattgctttactttatcactaagcggtagcgatagtcgtagaagcaatagttggcgagacgaccacgacgctacgacagagatcaaggtgtcaagtcggtgacgatggagatcatgatgttgctttgatgatggagatcaaaagcacaagatgatgatggccatataatgtcacatattttgattgcatgtgatgtttatttttatgcatcttatttttcttagtatggtggtagcattataagatgatccgtacgaaaatttcaaggtataagtgttctccccgagtatgcaccgttgcgaaagttcttcgtgttgagacaccacatgccgaccgggtgtgataaggtctacgttcaaatacaacgggtgcaagccagttttgcacatgcggaatactcgggttaaacttgacgagcctagcatatacagatatggcctcggaacactagagaccgaaaggtcgaacgtgaatcatatagtggatatgatcaacatagagatgtttactattgatgactactccatctcacgtgatgatcggacatggtttagttgatttggatcacgtatcatttagatgacttgaaggatgtctatctaagtgggagttcttaagtaatatgattaactgaacttaatttatcatgaacttagtcctgatagtatttgcaaattatgttgtaaatcgatagctcgcgttgtagcttccttatgttttttgatatgttcctagagaaaattaagttgaaagatgatagtagaaatgatgcgaaatgggtccgtgatctgaggtttatcctcattgctgcacagaagaattatgtccttgatgcaccgctaggtgactgacctactgcaggagcagatgcagacgttatgaacatttggctagctcaatatgatgactacttgatagtttagtgcacaacactttatgacttagaaccgggactttaaaaacgttttgaacaccacggagcatatgagatgttccaagagctgtaattgatatttcagactcatgcccatgccgagaggtatgagacctctgacaagtacttcgccgaaaagatagaggagaatagctcagctagtgagcatgtgctcagaatgtctgggtactataatcgcttgaatcaagtgggagttaatattccagataagatggtgattgacagagttctctagtcaccatcaccaagttactggaacttcgtgatgaactataatatgcatgggatgacaaaagtaattcccgagctcttcatgatactgaaatcgatgaaggtagaaatcaagaaaaaagcatcaagttttgatgattaaacaagaccactagtttcaagaaaagggcaaagggaaagaaagggaacttcaagaagaatggcaagcaagttgtcactcccgtgaagaagcccaaagctggacctaagcctgaaactgagtgcttctactgcaaagaaaatggtcactggaagcagaactaccccaaatatttggcggataagaaggatggcaaagtgaacaaaggtatatttgatatacatgttattgatgtgtaccttactgttgctcgtagtaacccctgggtattttataccagttcgcttgctaagattagtaactcgaaacaggagttgcaggataaatagagactagttgagggtgaagtgacgatgtgtgttggaagtggttctaagattgatatgatcatcatcgcacactctctatactttcgggattagtgttgaacctaaataaatgttacttggtgtttgcattgagcatgaatatgattagatcatgtttattgcaatagagttattcatttaagatagagaataattgttattctatttacatgaataaaatcttctatggtcatacacccaatgttaatggtttattgattctcgatcgtagtgatacacatattcataatattgatgccaaagatgtaaagttgataatgatagtgcaacatacttgtggcacttccgtttaggtcatatcgatgtaaagcacatgaagaaactccatgcagatggacttttggaatcatttgattatgaatcatttgatacttgcgaaccgtgcctcatgggcaagatgacttaaactccattctccggaacaatggaacgagcaatgaattattggaaataatatataccgatgtatgcggtccgatgagtgttgaagctcgtggcagGTATTCTTATTTTcagacattcacagatgatttgagcagatatgggtatatctacttaatgaaacacaagtctgaaacatttgaaaagttcaagaatttcagagtgaagtggagaatcatcgtaacaagaaaaataaagtttctatgatctgatcgtggaggtgaatatttgagttacgagtttggccttcatttaaaacaatgtggaatagtttcacagatcacgccacctggaacaccacagtgtaatggtgtgtccgaacgtcgtaaccgcactttattagatatggtgcgatctatgatgtcccttatcgatttaccactgttgttttggggttatgcattagagacagctgcattcacgttaaacagggcaccgtcaaaatccattgagacgacaccgtgaactgtggtttggcaataatcCTAAGCTGTTgtttttaaagtttggggatgtgatgcttatgtcaaaaggctccaacctgataagctcgaacccaaattggagaagtgcgtctttataggataccctaaggaaacaatttggtacaccttctaccatagattcgAAGGCAAtatttttgttgccaagaatggaacctttctagagaaggagttt
This genomic window contains:
- the LOC123162487 gene encoding glycine-rich cell wall structural protein 2-like; the encoded protein is MAVKSLVLLGVVLASLLLLSEDVAAARELTDVKESKEKNVKPAGGSGLPKEEKWGGGNNHDGGYGNGGGYGSGGGYGNGGGYVNSGEGYGNGGYGNNGGGYGNGGYGNNVGGYDGGYGNSGHVGGYGCGYSGGGYGPGYGGGYGNGGGNGRFGSGFGEGYGGGGGYGGGGGYGGGGRYGGGYGGGSGGGGYP